A window of Glycine soja cultivar W05 chromosome 13, ASM419377v2, whole genome shotgun sequence genomic DNA:
GCTGTGTTTCTGGgtgtattaatttcttttctaataacatttttatttattgacatTCAttccatttaaataaaattgtaagtGTACTTAGAAAAAATAACATTCATTCCATTGATTTATTGACAGTCATTTAATTACAAACTGTTATACTTTAGTTTAGTTTAAAGTCATTGActtttataaaaactattttaaaaatatattaataataattattaattgattgattatgGAAAAACTTTTACACTATAAAACTAGTACTCACCGAAAAAGgcaataaatgaaataatataatttaaaagtagtttgcatttattaattatttatgagttactatatatttattagattttatttttttgcattacAAATCCACTAATTTGAAAAATGTTAAAGTAACTGTATCATGGGCAACAAGAAGCAACCGCTAGTTATGCCGGAGGGTGATTTTTTGTTCAAAGGTCCAAGCTAATCTCATTAAATTTCACACGGTGACAGATTTGTGTGTCATTATCATTCAAAAATTGTTCATCAAgacttgcaagttgcaaatcaCTATAATATTCTTCGTTGAGCACCCCTTTTAAAATCCCTGCTCCAAGGAAGGAACTCATCGTCCCACTCCCACCTCATCTTTTTTGACTTCCAGACTCAAATCTAAagccaaaaaaaacaaaacaaacatttgTCTCCATCAAAAAGCACTGCCCTTACGTGGTGCCTTCCCCTGccactttttttctttagcATCCaaccggaaaaaaaaaaaatagtactcTCACAGTCTCACCTCACTTGCCCCCTTTTGTCTATGGCACAAGATGGTGTCTTAAAACTGTGTGATCCTATTTGCACTTGAAAAAAGTTGCAACCTTTTTGTTGTGAGTTTTCTCTGACTCAGCAACATGGGTTTTAGGAGTGATGTTTTTGTGTCTCCACCAGAACAGCCACCATATTTTCTCTCAGAGCCTACCCCACCTTTCCCACCAACTGTTCGATCTGATAGTTTCAGTTTCAACGATAGGGCCTTGAAGGTTAGTCCAAGCATCCTTCTGATCATCATAATTCTGGCcattgttttcttcatttctgGTTTGCTGCACCTTCTGGTTAGATTCCTGTGGAGACCCCAAACTAGAGAGCCTGATGAATTGGACAATGTCACTGCTCTCCAAGGCCAATTGCAGCAACTCTTCCACCTCCATGATGCTGGGGTTGACCAGTCCTTCATTGACACCCTCCCTGTGTTCCTCTACAAGGCCATCATAGGACTCAAGAAGTACCCCTTTGACTGTGCCGTTTGTTTGTGTGAGTTTGAGCCTGAGGACAAGCTCAGGTTGCTGCCAAAATGTAGCCACGCTTTTCACATGGAGTGTATTGACACCTGGCTCTTGTCTCACTCTACTTGTCCTCTTTGTAGAGCCACCTTGCTCCCTGAATTCTCTGCAAGCAACGCATGTTCTCCTATTGTTCTTGTCCTTGAATCTGGGAGTAGTGAGAGCTCCAGGGAGATTGTTCCTGAAAGAGAgcctgctgctgctgctgttggAAGGACTAGTTCGGTTATCACCGCAAATTCTCGCCTTGGTTGCCGTGGAGATAGTGAATTTGGATCAACCCGTGTGGATTTGAAATCAGGTGAGTTGTTTAGTGAAATTCCTGATCCAACAGTGCAAAATGGTGTGGAAAAGGTTGTTACTGTTAAGCTGGGGAAGTTCAGAAGTGTGGATGGTGGAGGTGGAGGTGGAGATGGAGGTGGGGAAGGGACTAGTAGTATCAACAATGTGGATGCTAGAAGGTGTTTTTCTATGGGGTCTTTTGCTTATGTTATGGATGAGAGTTCTTCATTGCAAGTACCTATAAGAACTCCAATCAAGAAGCAATCAAGTAAGAAGAAGTCTGGTTTGCCTTTGACACCAGGGCACAGGCCTGCAATGTCAGAATGTGACTGTGAATCCAGAAGGGATTTCAAGTTTGCAGGGTTTGATGCAACAACTATAGTTGAGGATGATGCTGCTAGTACTGGGGCTACAACTGCAAGCACAACTTGTAATGGGAACAGTGCTGCTGCCATCGGAAGGAGCAGAAAGGAGAGTTTTTCTATATCAAAGATTTGGCTTAGGGGGAAGAAGGATAAGCCAAATGCTGGGGCAGATTCATCTAGAAGGGCTGTTTCGTTTCGATTCCCGGTGAAATCTagtgttgttgctgctgcttctGGTAGtgctgatgatgatgatttgaaGGGCAAGAATTGCAAGTTTGATACAAGGAGTACTATGTCTGAGATGGATATTGGAAAGTGGGAGAATGGAAGAGGGACTGAGTTCGATTATGATGAAGAAAACCAGAGTTGTTATAGTATGGATTCTTCTCAAGCTAGGGCGCCATCTTTTGCTAGAAGGACTTTGCTTTGGCTCACAGGAGGAAGACAGAATAAGGTTGTTCACTCTGCTTCCAACCTCTAGTTTCTCTCTTTacctctttgtttatttttggaACCATTTTTTGCTTCCTTTATCTAAAATTCTGGAatctaaatttgtttaaaatagaATGTTAGTGGTAGAAAGGTGCAAGAGAGATTGAAAAGTGAGATGAGTTGGGAAATCTGAATACAGTGTTTCTGCTTTGAGTTTGTTGCTGTTCCATTGAATCTGAGTCCACCTCCGTTGAGGGtaaaaaaatgtagaagaaagattcttttgtttccccaccGGTGATTTCTCAGTCAAATATTTACATTTCAGTTTTCACTTGATACTGCAATCTtgtaatattttgtaaattttctcCGATTTTCTTAAATCTTATGACCAGCAGATACGTTCTTGCAATAATGTGAAGAAATCCTTCAAACTAAAATTGCTTTTGGTgttgaattcatttttttttgttaagtttgGTGTTGAATTCTAATGTAAGGACACTAACCATTTCTAGTGATGCATGACATGAACAACCGAAAGTCAAACATCAAAGCCCCGGAGaactggattttttttttgtacactATGCCAACTGTAAAAAACTACTATAAATTGGTTCAACATATTTTCTAAGGCTTTGGTCCTTTTCCTTCAGAGTTGATTCCAAAATTACTTACCGAAAATCCAGTCTATGTTTTCACATGTTGGGCCAAGAAAATGTAACGAATTTAATTTTGGTAGCAAGTAGTAGGAACCTCTGCGTCACTTATCCCAGAGGGAAGAAAATGACGTGGGGGGGGAAATAATGTGAACTTTAATAAAGGCCATGAATGTATCTTTATGGAAAAGGTTAGCAGTGAGCAGTGTTTTGGGTCCTGTATTAAATGCATATCTGGGACCTTATTTATATAGCATTCATAATGGGTggaaatgaaaattcaaattcaaaatgggAATGGTTCTCCACACTTTGGTCCTTGGTGGAGTTGATTTGGAAATGTTAACGGAAATTAGCAGGCAAGGGAGTCGTGGATGCATGAAGGGGTTTGCATTAAATAGAAGGAGTGTTCAAAGTGGTCTAACAGTAACACATTGATGGCTGATGTTAATACGCTCACGGGAACGGTTGGATGCCGCTGTCTGCTGTAATTTGTGCACCTAACCCTTCTCTTCACGTACCATCCTCTTTAAATATCAACACAGATGCCAGTGGCAAGAAACCAGTatacaaaattgaaattgattagTGTTCCGACAATTATATCTGGGTCCTTAAGATTGATTAGTGTGCTTAGTTTATGAAATGAAACGGCGTTTGCATATATATTATGAActtcatattttattcatagTATAATTGTGGACATATGTTAAGAGGTTACAATAATTACACCTTATCAATCAATTCAACTAGATTTCTTAATACATATATTATGAACTGTGTCATCTTGAAGAAGTAAAAGCATTTTTGCAGGAAAAAGAGTTGGAATAATGAAGTAAATATAGTTTTAGAATATATTTGACTTAAAGTTAACTGACATAGGTTTGAATGAACTACAGTTTAGAAATCTAAGTTTTAAAAGCTACTCTAATATCACTTTTATTTGAAACTTGGTTTGAAGTGAAATATAGTGTGTTCAGTTGATGGATTTCCTACTTTTTAATGCACATTAAATGGAAATCCCTCTTGCAAAGTATTTAAATGTTCAACGGAAGCAAACATGAATACAAACACACCtataaaaatggaaaatcaCAAAAATGAGTTTTCTTTGGGTTAAAGATCAACTGTGTTTCCCAATTAGGTTAGAAATTAATCCCGCTCGTAATATAAATGATTGGAAAATCagatataattttagtttttaaatttaacaattaaattaataataactaaattgaTTAACCCATTATATTAATCTCagatactaaaaaaaatgacaattattaAAGTATAAGATTAAGTCTATCTTCTGTAAAGAAAAGGATTAAATTTaccttcttttttaattttaagaactaaTCTAATGCATGAAGAAAACAAGTTAAATAGTTTTGTAACACAAATTAGATCTCCCATTCTTAcctctacattttttttcttacaatttactttatttctgattttgatatttatgctttaaaatttgattttttttttgtctttattctattttaatttattttagtttcagtCCTTTCAATATATCGACATTCATCCCACAAAATTATAATCCTAGTACAAGGGatcaaaattgttttttttttttaattattgaacttaaatattgaattttaaaataccgAAATCCAAATCAAAGTAACTTACACGGATAAATTTAtagttcctaattttttttttgaaatttacaaGTTTAGAAACCTTGATAaggtaaacaaaaatttatggaCTGAAAATCAAGtttcgaaaaaaaaataagaactaaaaattcaattaattgatttatatttaagtctaaaaGAAGCGCGACAAGAATTGTTGATGAGAGTGTAAGCGTCTATTAGATATTTATAAACTTGCCTCTCCCTTTGAATTGTGATGCAAGTTTAGACTTATCAAAGgacaaataataattatgtttgCACTGTAATGTTGCATGATTGAGTTTAACTTTAGTCTTTAGCTGATAAAGTGGTATCATACTATTGAATAACAATAATAGAGAATATTTGGCTTGCCTATTTCATAGTCTCAAGTGTGTATATATACAATAGTTTTGAATCAATTTGATTCTACAGAATCAATGCTATTTAATTCACATAAAGCtattactaaaaatataataacagaATCAATGCTATTCAATGCTATTTAATTCACATAAAGCtattactaaaaatataatagacaaggaatattttatattctaataCACCCCCGTAGTCGAAACGGGAGGAGGACGAATGTTGAGACTATCTCTGAAGTCACTGAATAGCTGTAGCGGAAGGCCCTTTGTGAAAATGTCAGCTATTTGGTAGCGTGAAGGAACATGTAGAACGCGTATCTGGCCACGAGCAACCTTTTCACGCACAAAATGAATATCCATTTCAATGTGTTTAGTGCGTTGGTGTTGAATGGGATTTCCTGATAAGTAGACAGCACTAACATTGTCACAATATACTAGTGTGGCTTTCGCAATAGGACACTGAAGTTCTAAGAGTAAATTTCGAAGCCAACAGGATTCAGAGACAACGTTAGCAACACCACGATACTCTGCCTCTGCACTAGAACGAGAAAGAGTTGGTTGACGTTTGGCAGACCATGAAACTAAATTATCTCCAAGATAAACACAATAACCGGACGTGGACCTGTGGGTGTCCGGACATCCCCCCCAGTCAGCATCAGTATATGTGGTGAGTTTGTCAACTGAGGAGGGAGAGAGATGTAAACCGTGAGTGATGGTGCCTTTGATGTATCGAATGATTCGCTTCAAGGCATTCATGTGTTGTGTTCTTGGATCATGCATGAAAAGACATACTTGCTGAACGGCATAAGAAATATCAGGTCTTGTGAAAGTAAGGTATTGCAAAGCACCAGCAAGACTTCTATATTCAGATGGATCATGATATGGGTTGCCAGAGGTTCCACTGAGTTTTGCTTTTGTATCCACTGGAGTTGAAACCGGTTTGCAGGAGGACATGGAAGCTCTCTCAATGATTTCTTCAGCATATTTATGTTGAGAGAGAAACATACCACTGGAATGCCGGGTAACTGAGATACCTAGAAAATAACTAAGAGGACCCAAATCTTTCATAGCAAATTCGGAACTCAGTTTAGACATGATAGATTGGCGTAGAGTGTCAGAGGATGCAGTGAGAATGATATCATCTACATAAAGAAGGATGTAGGCCGTGTCATTGCCATTGTGGTAGGTGAATAATGAGTTATCACATATACTATGAGAAAAGCCCAAGGTAGCAACAAAATCAGTGAAGCGTTGGTACCAAGCACGAGGTGCTTGTTTAAGACCATAGAGAGACTTCTTCAACAAGCATACATAATCAGGGTATTGCGGATCGCGGAAGCCAGCAGGTTGGTACATGTACACGGTTTCATTGAGATTACCATGTAGGAAAGCATTTTTGACATCCAACTGATGAAGACCCCATGATTTGGAAAGAGCAATACTGAGAACCGTTCGAATAGTTGCTGGTTTAACTACGGGACTAAAGGTTTCTCCGCAATCGACACCAGTCTGTTGATTCGAACCATTACCTACTAGCCGAGCCTTGTACCTTTCAAATGAACCATCAGCTTTCTTTTTATGCCTGAAAATCCACAAACTTCGGATAACATTAGCATCAGTTGGACGGGGCACTAAGTCCCACGTCTTATTTTCAATAAGAGCATTATATTCGTCGGTCATGGCCATTTTCCAATTAGGATCTTGTAATGCATTAATGGGATTGGTAGGCAAGGGAGAAATTGAGTGTGAAGCTGATGCGTGGAGATTGAAAAGTTTGCGAGGCTTAATAATGCCATGTTGTGCTCTAGTGGTCATTTGAGGGGAAGGGGGTGATGGTGACGATGAGCTGATTGGTTCGGTAGTTTGTGTGGAGGAAGGGACAGAGGTTGATGATGGCATATGTTGGGAGGTGGGGGTCGTAGTAGTGCGATTGGGTAATGAGATAGGTGTTGGTAATGGGGTAGTATTTGGATGAGGGGAATGTTGGTTAGGCGTTGGTGTCATGAGGGGTGAAGGGGTTGGGTCGGTTTTAAGAAATGGTGTGTCGCTTGTATCCAAAAAATCATAACTAGAGGTTGGAGGAGCATTCAAGGCAGAAAACGGAAACGtattttcatcaaaagtaacatgccTACAAAGAATAATTTTACGACTCGACAACTCATAACATTTATAACCTCGGTGATTTGAAGGATAACCTAAAAAGACGCATGGAGTTGAGCGAGGCTGTAATTTATTTCTAGTTACAGAGGGAATAAGAGGGTAACAGAGACAACCAAAAACTTTAAGGTGAGAATATGACGGATCTTTTTGGTAGAGAATTTTAGTAGGGGTTTGTAGGGCAAGCTTTTTGTTAGGGAGTATGTTGAGGAGGTAAGTAGCCATCTGTAGTGCATGATGCCAAAAATGAGATGGGAGAGAAGCATGGGCCAGGAGGGTGCGAATGATATTATTGATGGTGCGAATTTTTCTTTCGGCTTTTCCATTTTGGGGTGAGGTGTATGGACAAGAGAATCGAAACGTCATTCCATTTAGTTcacaaaatttatgaaaatgtgCATTGTCATATTCTTTTCCATTATCACATTgaaaacatttgatttctctttcAAATTGTGTTTTAATATGAGCACGGAACTGAATAAAGATGGAATGGACTTGAGATTTATTTGCAATTGGAAAAGTCCACAAAAAATTCGTGAAGTCATCTAGGAACAAAGCATAATAACGATGTCCACCTGAGCTGAGCACAGGGGACGTCCAAATATCACTGTGAACAATATCAAAAGGCATCATAGTATAAGAAGAAGATTCATAAAAAGGTAATTTTGTGTGTTTTCCAAGAGGACAGGAATGACAAAAATAATGCTTTGGAAGcttattacataaaataaaattgtttctttGTAGAGAATTAAAAACTGGAATGCCTGGATGTCCTAAACGATTGTGCCATAATTCTTTGGATAAAGCGACAAAATTGGATGGGTAGGTAGTGGTTGGTCTTGAGGTGAGTGGATATAGATCGCCTGAGCTATCACATCTCATTAAAATAATCCCTGTCTGAAAATCCTTCACAGAAAAACCAAATGGATCAAATTCAACAGAAATATCATTGTCAATGGTAAATTTTCTTACAGAAACAAGATTTTTAATTAACTGAGGTGCATGTAAGACATTATGTAGGGTTAAGGGGTGGTGAGAATTTGGGATTAATGCATTTCCTCGACCAATAACTGGAATATTATGACCACTACCAACGATAATATTATTGCTCATATTGGAATAAGAAGTGAGATTACCTCCATTTGCAGTCATGTGAGAGGTGGCCCCGGTATCCATGTACCACTGATCATCAGGAGGAGCCATAGAAAGAGTATGCATCGCAGCTTGAATGTCGGTTGATGCATATGATGGTTGAGCATTATTTGCTTATGTGGCTGCCATATGAGCTTGTGGAGGCTTTGGTCCAAGAATTCCTTGCTGGCGAGGAGTGGACTGATGTTGCCAATTTGGCGTAGTTGGGTACGGACATGGTGGCGTGGCCCATGGTTGCCACGGTGCAGCCCAAGGTGGAACAGCCCACTGTTGTTGTTGCGGATATTGGTAATATTGTGACCGATTATTGCGACCTCCGTTGCGACCCCTACCACGATTACCACGGCCACCACGGTTGCTACCACGACCGCGGTTAGAGGCTGTATTGTCGCTGCCACGACCTCCATGATTGGTGTTGTTTGGTGTATTGTTATAATTCTGTTGAGAAGAATTATTAACAGTGCTGACATCTTGAGAAGCGAGAAACGCAGAATTGTCTGTAACGGTTGCAGCCTTTTGCG
This region includes:
- the LOC114380960 gene encoding RING-H2 finger protein ATL13-like, which translates into the protein MGFRSDVFVSPPEQPPYFLSEPTPPFPPTVRSDSFSFNDRALKVSPSILLIIIILAIVFFISGLLHLLVRFLWRPQTREPDELDNVTALQGQLQQLFHLHDAGVDQSFIDTLPVFLYKAIIGLKKYPFDCAVCLCEFEPEDKLRLLPKCSHAFHMECIDTWLLSHSTCPLCRATLLPEFSASNACSPIVLVLESGSSESSREIVPEREPAAAAVGRTSSVITANSRLGCRGDSEFGSTRVDLKSGELFSEIPDPTVQNGVEKVVTVKLGKFRSVDGGGGGGDGGGEGTSSINNVDARRCFSMGSFAYVMDESSSLQVPIRTPIKKQSSKKKSGLPLTPGHRPAMSECDCESRRDFKFAGFDATTIVEDDAASTGATTASTTCNGNSAAAIGRSRKESFSISKIWLRGKKDKPNAGADSSRRAVSFRFPVKSSVVAAASGSADDDDLKGKNCKFDTRSTMSEMDIGKWENGRGTEFDYDEENQSCYSMDSSQARAPSFARRTLLWLTGGRQNKVVHSASNL